TTATGACTGTTAAACAATAATATTATAGTCAAATAAAGACTCTTAACGCTCTGAACAATGATAGTTACGTTTAATATACAATATAACAAATAAAGCAATAATACATGCAGAGTTGTCATAGTtataatttcttaaatttatatcCTGAGTATTCTTTCTATAAATTGGCTGGAAAGTTGAATTTATTATATTGGTGCATATTAGTGTTGCACACGTTAGCTACTACCCATAgcattcttttttgtttttttgttttttcattcaattttttttttagccTCGATTAATTCGAATTTGAACCGTCTAAAATTATTAAAAGAGAAAATGCTCAAACTCAAGACCTCTGATTAAATATGGAAAAATTTTATTTATCCTACCACAAACTCTTAACGATATATAGCATCCCACTACAACTAAATCTCACGTGTTATTTTCAATATAAAATGATATTCATGTCAAATGTCAATGCCTCGTTTCAATTATTGAATGAACCTAGTGACTTTGTGGTCAAACtacttttcaaaaaattcataTTCAAGTTCAAATTTTAACTAATTTGTCCTTAAGAATAAGTATTAATATTTGTAATAGtatctaaaataaaatattgataCTGTATTAAACTTCAACACCTATCTTAATCCTTTTTTGTTTCCAAATGATTTATACTTCAGTAGAAGCATTATTTAGTAACCTATTTTAAACAATCAGATCTCTTACAAAATAATTATGGATAAATCTTGTTGATATGATAATCTAATAAGTATActgattttgtaaaaaaaatcttTATCCTGCATTATCTTGTAAAAAATCTTTATCTTGTCGATGTAAGTAGCTTGAATTTTTATAtgacaaaatataatttaatttgttataacacaaaaattattatttttatcaagttGTTGATTGATTACTCTATAGTATTTATCATAAAGTTGTGTCGATAGTTTTTAGAATATCAATGCACAAAACTTGAACTCTTTTAAAAGCATAAGTTCAATTTGGTCTTTATTAGTTTCATTTATAAATAGTTACTAACGAGTTTGTAATACTAACGTCGCCATTGATTATgctaattttcatattttgattctGTCTATTAATTCCTGCCAATGTTTTATTGAGTCAGATACACTTATAAAACGCAAATAGCGGGGAAAGGACTAAGGAATAGGCTTCTTAGAAATTGCGTATTCTACAACATCAACATCTTATTCTGTCTCTGGAATAGACTTTCAAATTTCAGATTCGCCATTGTGTTTAAGGGAAGTGATCCATACCAAGAATTTATTCAATTCAAATTCGAGACTTCTGATCACGAGTCGAGAGATAATATtcatgttagggatatagtagatatgccctagattcATTCTCATATTTGacgatttgaacatatttttgtgaacgttatttgatataaaaatatatggcatttgatattcttttatcatagttattatcaattgcttgattaatttaataagatccttgattaaattttaaaacttgtcatcatgatggagatcatgataatgagattgaagtttcttataatttaatctaaatttgttcttgatcgtaggattattaattggacattagtaatccgttagatcaatatttatgtgatcgtctttattggataaagattagttgatctcattaactaaatcacatagatagatgatgcatatagagatatgatcattgaaccgactcattggataattcatAATAGTTAgtattaccataaactgtcaataggatattctcttgaagaatgtgatgtaagagtttcctttgacctgagatcatcatagtaattgacaagttatttattatgCTTTGATattagacacctatggccctagggcgataattgaaaggatattgggtacgattaaatgcTTGtaaaattagtgattgatcaagatgaaatctgtcaactcttggtaatgagtttaagctccatgttgtcatgaattataaatgaccaaactaagaccttggccaaggcaattgaatgaaagaagaaaagagtttcttaggtcattcaatggtcgattatatttgacatgaacataTAGTTGATCGCCTATTATGATTtaacagttgaaccatatcctagggtgacccagagctataaggatagaaggaattactacattattcttctacgggttcttgagagtaaattgtatacttcatgttaTCCGGCCGTTAATGAGTGTTgatagacgccacccttgattagtatattgatttGATCAATTAACTGtcggcttagtattgaacctatggggtcgcacactaacgagtgttctaaTTTTTGCTAAATGATTAATTACTTTAtcatttgataattaaattaaagaatttaattagtcaaataaatgaagttattattccaaataaaatattattatattcgtTGCTAGCACAaagaatataattaatattgtgaataaattgaagttttctatttggaatagaaaattaaattatatctcttggttgaaatatatatgtatgtgtgtgatatatataaataatatttatttatttgttaaatccAATTTTGAATTGGATTAACTTATAAAGTCCATGAAAGGACGGGTGGCTAACTTATTGAGAATGGGATTTGATTTTTCTATATTAAAATACTAATAAGGATTTTATAATCCAATTTGGAATTGGACTTTGTGGAAAGTCCATAAAGATTGGCAGTCACGAGACCCATTGAATGGGATTTTGAACTGTCCATTGAAAATTCCATACTATATAAAGTGTGATGGAAAAAATTTGCCACCGAAAAAAAATTACTTTGTGAAAGTAAGAGTGCAACAAAAgtcaaaaaagaaaatacaattacaagaaaagtgtttcttgttcttctatcttTGAGGTGagacgcatagagtcttcgcactatcgaagaaatttttgAAACGAGAATCTCTTCACCAGATACGttttagatccgatctttgacatgtaaataaattttaaacacgaaaagatctgcctaggattgtttGTCTTCTgctgcgtgttacgaacatcTATATGCAATCCTACAATTCCATTTTGTCATATCTTTTGGTGGTGATTCTAGAAATATTCAATTTCACATAAAATCTGTCTTTTCCTGATTactaatatatatattaattaagaTAAGTGAAAAAAGAGCAATTTGAAGGCTGATTAAGACTGATAATAGAGAAAAGATACACAATTAGCTAGGGGGGAAGGGAACTGATTAAGTTTCAACTAATGAGTCAAAAATGGAGtcggttgctctagtggtaagcactcTCCACTTtcaatcaagaggttgtgagttcgagtcaccccaagagcaaggtggagagttcttggagggagggagccgagggtctatcggaaacagcctctctaccctagggtaggggtaagatctgcgtacaagCTACCCtatccagaccccactagtggaatcATATTGGgtagttattattgttgttgttgtcgttatCGTCGTCGTTGTTAATGAGTCAAAAATAGACAAATCAAGCATGTGGAAACTCCCATAAGGAAAGCCACcaaaaaaggaagaaataaagaagaaaaaaaatagagcTTTGAGTATTAATTGGTGATTTTGTTTTGAGGACACAATTATTATCGttcattttgttttaaatttagagcatgtttggccaagcttctcggaataaaaaaagtattttttaaaaaatttaaggtgtttggccaaaatAAAATAGTACTTTTGGCTAAcagcagaagcagtttttctgcttttggaaagaagcagaaaattctagcttcttccaagaagcagaagcagaagtagaaaattaatttattcaagacaaaactatcctcaccataaatatatattttccaaattatcctttacattttctttaatattttttgtcttttcatttgtTCTTGCTTCTTTCGCTTGgatagttcttttttttttccttctaatttctaccattattttaaaaaggaaaaaggcCCAAAAATGACCCTGTAGTATTCgaaatgaatcaattataacCCCCATTTTAACTTGAGCCTACTAATACCCCTACCGTtatataatttccttctacaagaaGGAAAACCCAATCAAGGTAAATATGTTGCACTTTCCAAAAAAATCAGGCAATGACACGTGTCTTAATCAACCCACCCCTAATATTATTTTAACATCCCCCACCTGAATTATTTGGACAAAGTAAATATTTTAAGTAGTAGCTGTTAGTGAAGAAGACCATTTGGATGCTGGAACACAACAATCATTTGCATCTGTGTTTGACACTCAAACTGGAATACTACAGTCAATGATTGTGTCTGAGACACAAACATGGCTGGAGCCAAGGAAGACAAATCATGTTGCACCAGTGGCAAGAGCTAATACAAGGAAGATCCAATTTAAAAGAGATCACACTGGTACTTCAAATCCAACTAACCTACCTTATTCGCCAATCAAGTGCACATGGAAGGGAAAAGAGACAATGACATTAAACCAGCTACAAGAAGGATGAAAGAAAAGAATCAAAAGTATGGGAATTAAAGGGAGGGGAACAATTGCATAATGTAGTCATGATGGATGGTTTTTGATTAAGTGAAGGAGGGTAAAAAGATGGGGAGGGGTGGGTGAAATAATATTGGGGGGTGGGTTGATTAAGACACGTGTCATTTCCTGATTTTTTTTAGACAAAGTAAATATTTTAAGTAGTAGCTGTTAGTGAAAAAGGGTAGAATTAGGCTCATTCTTTAACGGTAGGGGTATTAGTAGGCTCAAGTTAAAATCGGagttataattgatccatttcgaaTACCACATGGTCATTTTTGGGCCTTTTcccttttaaaaattaaagaTATCAAATACATGAATCATCTTGtaacttttcaaattcttttttgacttttcttgtttttgatgttttctttgactaatcttgttttttttttctttctaaattaaTAGATCTCCTAGAATTCTCCTAGTCTTCGATGTACAATTGAAAGAACATTTGGAATCTGAAAAAATAGGTTTTCTATTTTACGTTCAATGCcatctttcaagtttgacacTCAGATTCATCTTGTTACAACTACCATGGCTATACACAATTTCATCCGACGATTTCTTCTAGTGATAAGGAATTCAACTATTATGCTAATGAAGACATTACTGCAGAGATTGAGGAAGGAGATGGACCTTCTGGTATTCCTTTAGAAATGCAAGACAAGTCTTCTGCTATTATGGAGGCGTTGCATGGTAGAATTAAAGATGAAATTGTTGAGAAATATTATCATGTGTGAGTGATGTTGCTTATTATTTCATGGTTGATTATCAATATATAGTAATTTTTGGAATAAACTTTAAGTCACACTGGATGACGTATTTTGATTATTCAAATCATCGTGTAAATAACAAGTACTTATACTAGATAATATTATTGCTTTGGTATAACTATATATGTTACaatgatttaaatatttagtatgtatgtttactttatgtttatattttaattaaattgaataaaaaaataaaaacagtctcttataataaatatttaaatttatttattttttaaataattataaaaccttggtactatcctttttggtaatttgacactcaaaattactttttataaAGATTGGTCAAACtcaatttgtttatcaaatattgcaaaaagtacttcttaaatgaattggccaaacataaattttatttttcaaaagtactttagaaaaaagtacttttaaaaaaaaaatatttttcaaaataagcatTTTTTTAGCAACTTGGCCAAACGTGCTCTTAATTTACTTGTATTTGAAGTCAATGGattagaaaagagaaaaaaagagttgTTTATAAGCATTATGTCCATATCGTTGACTTATCTTCAATTATCGATGGAAAATAATACCAATAAGGGATGCTAACAATAAATGTAGCAAATCAATGCACATTTCCCTTTCTTCATGGTTGCATATACCTCTtctgtaattttttatttttaaattttccaacttgtcgTCCATGTGCAAAAACAATATATTCGGGGAAAAAAAACTTACTTACACATGATATTTCACACGGTATTTTTGAATGCAAGATATGTACATATTTATCACTAAATTATTGTTAGTCTCGTTAATTTTTAATAGGTGTGTCTAGGGGTTGTGTTTGTTCGCAAGGAAGAATTTCTCGTCAAGTAAGTTTGGAGGGGTGCAAACACACTTGCGAGAATTCGGGTAACGGCTATAAGGAGAAAACGAAAGGAAATTGTATCCGACCAAGCAATGGCGGAGCCACGTTGAACTAAGGGGTGTCAAGCGACAccccttcgccggaaaattacattatattgttagataaatttttttattttatgtatatttactatacgttgaTTCCCCTTGATTTTTTGatatatctaattatttatattttgacaccccttgatgaaaattctggctccgccactaCAACCAAGTATGGACAAATTGTTTtctcttaaaaaatatatttttgaaaagcAATTTTAAGaaaacacttttcaaaataagttgatttaaGAAGTTTAGTCAAACATTATTAGGAGGGACAATACTTATTCGAATATTTCTTAGTAGGGAAATATACCAAACTGTTAAAATAAATTGTTTAATTTGAGGTAAACATCGAATACAAACAATATTTTCCCAAAATAGTCTATCGAGCTAAGAGATAAGAGGGAGATGACTTCTATGTTTGACGAAGAATAATTCATGATTTCTTGAGTTTTAGTTTCTTTTGTTTGCCCTTATTATGGAAAGGGACAAACAATGCATGAGGATTAATTACAGGATTTTCTAGGTTAAATTTGACTAGAAGCCTTCTGAATTgatataaatttttaatttgagGACCATTTCTGATTTAGAATGATGGGTTTCCttccttattctttttcttttttctaaaaaGTCATTTcactaaaataattatttatagtTATCTTTTAAGTGACATAATAGTAATGTATAAATTACTAGACAATAAATTATATTGATTTATTATAGTTACATAAAGTTTAAACACAGGAGACAAGCTAATTTATATTGCTTTAAGACTGCTCATACTAATTAATAGTCGAGGTTTGGTAGATTTTTAACGAGCCGTACTCAAGGGTATAGCTTGATGGTTAATAAAGTGATTAATAAAGTAGGTTGAGAACCACGAGGTCTCGAGTTTAAATTTTAACGGAGACAAAAACACTAAGGGATTTCTTCTCATATGTCCAAGTTTTAGTGGATAGAGTTACCTGATACTTGTAACGATTAAAGGTAATAACTCTTCCATAAAATTAGTCGAAGTGCGCGTCACCGATATAAGTGGTGAGTGGTCGATGTTTAATGGTACTTCTGTCAACTCagtattaataaaaataaatttcttaTCGTGTAATTATTTAAGAAAGTTTAGCTAGTTACGGAAATTAAGCATAGACAAACGAAAGTTCTCACAAAACTCTTCCTTTTACACATGTTTGCTAGTGAGGTAATTAATTGCATATTTTTCTTACttaaatgaagaaaatgctcTTTTTTAGCCACACAATAATGACTCCAATGTTGGACTTTATTCAAGTAAACTCCAAACTTTTGCCTAACTTGTTGTTTCAAATTTGGAAAATTAAATTAAGTTTGTTCATTATACTTTCACCTTGTGGATTCTAATTACTCGTGAAAGAATTCGACATCCCAAAATCACCACATAATATGCTCCTTGATATTTCTATTCGATTTATAATTTAAGAAGTTGGAAAGAAGTTATTTCCCTTTATGAATTCAAGGCAAATATAGTGGCAATAATCCTTAATAATTTAAAGTTGTTATATGTATACATGTCTAAGCAGCAAAAATGGGTTAAACTTTGTTCTATAGTTAGTCCAGTTTCTTCTATAACTTCAGATCATTTGGTCTGAAATTCTCAGTGAACTTTGTGTGAAACCTTGTTGATCTAAACTTTGGCCATAATATTTTATAGGTAGATAAGTTTCTTCTACAACTTTAGACCATCCCAATAAACTTGTTAAAACGTTAGGTTAAAAGGCAGCGCGATGCACAAAGCATCTCGCATTCACGCAGGGTCTAGGGAAAggccgcaccccaaggggtgtGAGTAGATAGTCCACCCGAATACAAGAATTAATAGTTGTTTCCACGACTCGAATCAGTGACCCGTAAGATCACACAGTAGTTAAGTTTGGTCATAAAATTTTATAGGTAGTTAAGTTTCTTCTACAACTTTAGACCATcctaataaactttttaaaacctTAGGTTATATGCTAAGATTCATTTACTATAGAACCTTTCCCTTTTACTTGCATTGTATGTCAATGAAATTGGTTTAACACTCTTTTGGTCACCTCATCTTTTAGCAAACAGTAGCTGGCTTATTCATTAAGTACAAAGAGAGCTATTACTCACATAATTTTAATGTCTCAATCGACAAACTCAGGTTCAAGCAACTTAAACTTATTGCAGAACATTACAATGAAAAAATGCTCAGACCTAACCAACATTACAACTAACAAGAGTTTGTtgcaatgccccaacagcttaaATAATGCAAACACGCCTTTCAGAGAAAACGAAATAGTACAAGAAATAGTGATACGAATCCAATCATCCGCCAATATCAGAATCCAGAGAGCGACGATCAAATAGTGATAAATACAGGAAAGGTTCCAATCCCTCAAGCAGTAACCTGACCGAACAGACACTTGCGGATCTGCAAGATTCAGGACAGCAGCAATTaaaattaacaattaattaagcaAGGATAATAATAATGCAGAAAATGATGGAAGGGGCATACTCATTCAATGTAGAAAACACTAGAACAAAGCTCTAGAGCAATGAGCAATCTTTTATaaccacccccacccccacctccaaaaaaaaaaagaggagggTAAATCAGGAAGTTCCTGCTTGCTGTCATCCCATCCCTACTAAGGACTGCACATTCAACTCATTTTACTGGAAAGTAGTATTCTCTGTCTTCACTCATTTTCTTTGCTTCATCCACCCACGTCCATTCAATCCATCCTAGCTAGTTCTTTAGCTGGTTCTCAACACATTTGTAGTCTCAAGTCACAATTTTCTTGTGACCTTAAACTGCTCAACCGGCTGTATGCCTTCATTAACTTACAGGCGTATAGATACTCAAGTTTTCAGAAAGAGTCTAGTCTCAACAATGATTAGGATACAACCGACTTGCTTCCCCCACCCAGATAACAAAATTTAGTGACAGAAACGATAAATAGATGACTTTGCAAATTTTAACCACATAAGAGGTAAAAAAGTGTCAATGAACTGAGCTGCAGAAAGTTACTCCACAGAGATCAATCATTAATCAGCAACAGTAAACATCTAACACGCATATCCATTCAAACAATGAACATTTAAGACACTTTGTAACTCATctgaatgatattttaaataacaagGGATCAATAGACAGCTAAAACTCAAGCAATAGATCACGAGTCTAAAGTACATTGGAGGAatgcgaatcaaagaaaatggcAAGACCAGACCACAGAAATCTGACAAAAATGAAGGAAAGGGCAGAAGAAAGAACCTCTGGTAGTTTTTTACGGAACACAACTTCCAATCTGGCATCAAGGGTGTTTTCACACACAATTTTCCCATCTCGAGAAGCCAACACCACTCCTCCAGAGCTGTGGGGATAAATAGAGATAAATTAGTAAGAGGAGTTACATGGTTTTTCAAAGAGCTGATTTCTCACAAAAGCAATAACAAGGAAAGCAGGAAAGAAAAAAATCCAACCAACAGACAGGACCTAGTTTAAGCACAAAGGGCTGTACTTTAAGGTTTCCTCATGAAAGTAAGGTTGTAACTAGAGCAGCTTACCAAGAAGGACCATGCATATTATGATGTGATGGAGCCGGAGGTAGGTGGATGTCGTCAACTATGATCTCCGGTGCGTGGACATTTGCCTTCTCTGCATACTCTTCCTTTGCTGCATCCAATACATGTTCAACCAGGTGTACGTCATGTTTCCGACAACGCAGCAGGACAGAAGGCTCTTTAAGCCTGAGCAAACTCTGCAAGAGAAAGAGATGGTTTCGAATTATGCCTAAAGACTAAGCAATAATAAGTTCAGTAAGCCATACAGACACCACGGGCAGTCAAGCCAAACATAACAAACAATAATTAGTTCTTAGTCATTATATTGGCTTTAGCAAAGAAGAAATCGCAAGCTTCATATTACAATGAAAATGCGTGCTACAATTTTCGGTTCTGTTAAGTCAAGCCCCAATTTTAAAAGGATCCAGCTTGAAGGTCAGTAAAAGTTTCTTGTCACGCTATCCAATTATATTTTGGTATCTAAAACTATAACATGActctactagtcttagacttaATATATCAAAATCCAGTCTGAACTTGAAGCCAGAGAGATTCACAATTTTCAAGTTGCCATTCCTTTGTAAAGCACAGTACATGCCATAGAAACCAAACAAGAAGTAATCTGGCGTCCCAAGAGTTCGGATATCATGATGCATATAACCACATCAACAGATGACTATATTGGTCTTTTTCTAAATAGTATGCCTTCCATAAAGTATTCTTGCTCAATTTCTAAGATCTCATAGTTTAATTCGGGAAGTCCAGAAAAAAAAGGAGGAGAAAATGGTGTAGATTAACGTCCACCATACCTGAACAATAAGATTATGCAGAAGCTTCTTATAACTGTCTTGGTGGTGAGGAAGAATAATCTCTACGAGTTCGTTGTGATGATGGCTAACTTGTAAAAGCTCCTTTGCTGCTGCCTCCTTCATGGTGTTAACCAAGTCATCCTGAGCTTGAAGAACTTTGATCCGAGAGGCATTGAGTTGCATGGAGTACTCGCTGCGAGAAATACATTTTTGAAAAACTTTAAAGACCATGTACGCTGATAGAATTCAAATTAGATAAGCTGAACCACAGAGGATGTTATGTTGGCAAATCAATTGCAATTTAAACTTAAACTTCGCACCTAATTTAACATGATCTAGCTTGCTACAGTCTACAGAAACGAACATCGTGAGGAAATCAACTTCATACCTAGTTTAACCATGTGGCTTATTCCAAAATAGAACTATACTCTAACTAGCAAGAAAGGAGTTTTAAAAAAAGGTATTAATTGTAGCAGAATACAACAGTGGAATATGTCAAAAAAGCACACAAGCCCCCGAAGATGCCATTAGTAagctttattttctttcttttaaagtAAGCTTTTCCATGATGTTCCGGACCTAGCATGGAGCAAAACAAGCAGAAATCTGGatataccaaaaagaaaaaggtaTCTATCTTCAAACTGCAATCAAACATCATACAGCTAAGACACCAAATAAAAACAATCATTTTTATCGTTTTATGGTTATAAAAAAAACAATCTttttcagccaaaatcaagtgaTAGCATTATAGTTATAATACAATGGCTTTTGATTGCTGTTACAATAACAGTACTACTGAATATCTTCTATTCACAGTTATAGCACAATGGCATTTGATGGCTAACAGGAAATCAAATCGAAGCATTTGACGAGCAATATGAATTCCCAAGCATAAAATCGAATAATTGTTTCTTCAAGCCAATTTCACCTAAAACACAAAATTATAACACAAAACAAACCAAAACAAATATGCAAAATTACATCTTTTTGCGAACATCCACTTGTTTTTCTTTGCGCTCGAACTCTTGtctaatcttcttcttctccgCTTCCACTAGCTGCAACTTCTCGATGTTGAATTCCTAAGAAACAATCGCATCCACTGTACATTATTTCTATAATTACCTATATAAATCTCCGAACATAGGCAGATCCAGCTCTATGTCGGTGAGTTTAGACGCACCACTACTTTCAGcttaaactatatatataattaaaacttTTCAACTCCAACTATATATATGGAAAGTCGAAACTTTTTGAAAAGTATAAATTTACAACTTTTACACTCGAACTATCTATATAATTTTAAATTGGTAACTGCACTGCTATTTGTACTAACTGATTTTTTAAATTTCGGATCCGCCTCAGGGTTCAGAACAATGCTAGATGCAGAAAATAGAAAGTTTGAAACTTTTCGAAAAGTGAAAACTATTTAGACTTGAACTATATATATAAGTAAAACTTTTCAACTCCAACTATACGTATGGAAAGTCGAAACTTTTTGAAAAGTATACATTCCCAACTTTTACACTCGaactatataaaataattaaaaattggTAACAGCACTGGTATTTGTACTAACTAATTATAAATTTAGGATCCGGCTCTGGCTCAGAACAATGCTAGATGCAGAAAATAGAAAGTTTGAAACTTTTCAAAAAGTACATTGAAAACTTTATATACTCGAACTATATATATAACTAAACTTTTCATCTCCAACTATATATATGGAACATTTACAACTTTTACACTCGAACTATATAAAATAATTTAGAATTGGTAACTGCACTGCTATTGGTACTAACTAATTTAAATTTCGGATCCGCCTCTAGCTCAGAACAATGCTAGATGCAGAAAATAGAAAGTTTTCACTTAAAATTGTTAGACTCGAACTTTATATACAATTGAATTTTGAAAAGTACAAATTTATATCTATTATAACAAATATTAGTGACAAATATTAGTGAATGCAGCGCTATTCATAGTTACTGAAATTAAATTCTGACTTGGAACAATTGCGAAAAACAGAAATGATTAAATTCAATTAAATTTGATAttgtataataaaaataaatagggATTACTTCTTC
This DNA window, taken from Nicotiana tabacum cultivar K326 chromosome 15, ASM71507v2, whole genome shotgun sequence, encodes the following:
- the LOC107778148 gene encoding V-type proton ATPase subunit E, with product MNDTDVSKQIQQMVRFIRQEAEEKANEISVSAEEEFNIEKLQLVEAEKKKIRQEFERKEKQVDVRKKIEYSMQLNASRIKVLQAQDDLVNTMKEAAAKELLQVSHHHNELVEIILPHHQDSYKKLLHNLIVQSLLRLKEPSVLLRCRKHDVHLVEHVLDAAKEEYAEKANVHAPEIIVDDIHLPPAPSHHNMHGPSCSGGVVLASRDGKIVCENTLDARLEVVFRKKLPEIRKCLFGQVTA